The Roseomonas haemaphysalidis genome segment CCCGCCCGCTTCCTGCCGGAAGCGACCGACGACATCCTGGGCGGCGAGGTGGTCAAGATCGACCTCAACCAACCGATGGACGCCATCCGCGCCGAGCTGAGCCGCCACCCGGTCAAGACCCGCGTGTCGCTGACCGGCACCATCGTGGTGGCGCGCGACATCGCGCACGCCAAGCTGCAGGAGCGGCTGGACCGGGGCGAGGGCCTGCCGCAGTACCTGAAGGACCACCCGGTCTACTACGCCGGCCCCGCCAAGACGCCGGAAGGGATGCCCACCGGCTCCTTCGGCCCCACCACCGCCGGGCGGATGGACAGCTACGTGGCGGCCTTCCAGGAGGCCGGCGGCAGCCTGGTGATGCTGGCCAAGGGCAACCGCTCCAAGGCCGTGACCAAGGCCTGCCAACAGTTCGGCGGCTTCTACCTCGGCTCGGTCGGCGGCCCCGCCGCGCGCCTCGCGCAGGACTGCATCCGCAAGGTCGAGGTGCTGGAATATCCCGAGCTCGGCATGGAAGCGGTGTGGAAGATCGAGGTGGAGGACTTCCCTGCCTTTATCGTGGTCGACGACGAGGGCCACGACTTCTACGACGGCCTGGAGTAGCGCCGCCTTGGCCCGCCGCCTCGTCACCTCGGGCAGCCGCTTCGAGGAACAGATCGGCTATTCCCGCGCGGTGGTGGATGGCGACTGGGTGTTCGTGTCCGGCACCACGGGCATGGACTACAGCACCATGCGGCTGGAAGACGGCGTGGTGGCGCAGGCCGAGCGCGCCTTCGGCAACATCGACCTGGCGCTGCACGAGGCGGGTGCGACCATGGGGGACGTGGTCCGCGTCACCTACATCGTGCCCGAGCGCGCGGACTGGGAACCCTGCTGGCCGGTGACGCGCAAGTGGCTGGGGCGGGCGCGCCCCGCCGCCACGCTGCTGCACGCCGGGCTGCAGGACGAGGCCATGAAGATCGAGATCGAGGTGACCGCCCGGCTGCGGCGCCGGCAAGAGGATGCGCGCTGATGCGGTTTTCCGTCGACCGTCTGGACCACCTGGTCATCACCTGCCGCGACGAGGAGATCAGTGCCTCCTGGTACCAGCGCGTGCTGGGCATGGAGCGCGAGGCCTTCGGCGAGAAGCGCCGCACGGCGCTGCGCTTCGGCGGCCAGAAGATCA includes the following:
- a CDS encoding RidA family protein: MARRLVTSGSRFEEQIGYSRAVVDGDWVFVSGTTGMDYSTMRLEDGVVAQAERAFGNIDLALHEAGATMGDVVRVTYIVPERADWEPCWPVTRKWLGRARPAATLLHAGLQDEAMKIEIEVTARLRRRQEDAR